One Buttiauxella gaviniae genomic region harbors:
- a CDS encoding class I SAM-dependent methyltransferase gives MHSALKQRIEMMRGRIEGRAPVAEVHASAQLFVSPDPVCARLVSLAGIGDSDIILEPNAGTGAILRAVRAVAPGAMSDAVELNAGLCQYLRNEFEGVAVTCCDFLQYVPGKRYTRIIMNPPFGHAQDIKHIRHAFTLLAPGGVLTAVCLNGPRQESALKAQSDIWEPLPRGTFTCTDVSTVIIRLVAD, from the coding sequence ATGCATAGCGCTCTGAAACAACGTATTGAAATGATGCGCGGACGGATCGAGGGACGCGCCCCGGTGGCAGAGGTACACGCCAGCGCACAGCTGTTTGTTTCTCCCGATCCGGTTTGTGCCCGTCTGGTCTCACTCGCGGGGATCGGTGACAGTGACATTATTCTCGAGCCGAACGCCGGAACCGGCGCCATTCTGAGGGCGGTGCGGGCTGTGGCTCCGGGGGCAATGAGTGACGCTGTTGAGCTCAATGCCGGGCTGTGTCAGTACCTCAGAAATGAATTTGAAGGTGTGGCGGTGACGTGCTGTGATTTCCTGCAATATGTCCCCGGGAAGCGTTACACCCGAATTATCATGAATCCGCCATTCGGACACGCCCAGGATATTAAGCATATCCGGCATGCCTTCACCCTGCTGGCACCGGGCGGCGTACTGACCGCCGTTTGTCTGAACGGCCCCCGGCAGGAAAGTGCACTGAAAGCGCAGTCAGATATCTGGGAGCCGCTACCGCGAGGGACGTTTACCTGTACGGATGTTTCAACGGTGATTATACGTCTGGTTGCAGACTGA
- a CDS encoding ParB/RepB/Spo0J family partition protein translates to MSVTESKAKSTRKASATRADKAGAVALKAALEAVQIEYLPLSALVRSPLNVRTIPYAADSIRELADSIAAVGLLQNLVVHALDDGHFGVAAGGRRLTAMLHLADIGTFSPDQPVAVKRVPDDLAVVASMTENGQRRDMHPAEQIVGFRTLAAEGKTPAQIGDLLGYGPRHVQRMLKLADLAPVILEALASDELTTEHCHALALESDPARQVQVLEAARQKGWNNKPEVRDIRSLITESEVTTDCAKFRFVGEAAFRDGEIRRDLFSADDGGFVDAVLLDTRVLEKLTQAAEDLKTTEGWSWCLARMESVRYHGEDAQVYVLQDEPNPVYSEEEEERLASLQDQYEAFESECDESAALELEIAAMESAGTDRAWTQEMKDATGVVVSWSYGAMTVQRGVLLRDNSEEAEKTPSQVHTYTRQPDPADAVSLPLVTKMSSERTLAVQAALMQQPQKAVAMLVWSLCQKVFVVCSTQSHPLQISLTCSHYSLCDNAPSGKTGVAWRALMAEKNRLEALLPEGWQKDFTTFFTLDGAVLTSLMALCTAFSVNGVQTREHGFTSRSPLNDLETELNFHLRDWWQPQTVTFFGQLSKAQIVDALMDAGLTGAARNAEKMKKGDAAEYAESQMSGNRWVPTWLSAPIAAPAQTDTDSHNPAEAA, encoded by the coding sequence ATGTCAGTAACCGAGTCTAAAGCAAAAAGCACCCGAAAAGCCAGCGCGACCCGCGCGGATAAAGCGGGGGCAGTGGCCCTGAAAGCGGCCCTTGAAGCCGTGCAGATTGAATATCTTCCCCTGTCAGCCCTGGTCCGTTCCCCGCTGAATGTGCGCACCATCCCCTATGCGGCAGACAGTATCCGTGAACTGGCTGACTCCATTGCGGCGGTCGGACTGTTGCAGAACCTGGTGGTTCACGCACTCGATGACGGACATTTCGGTGTCGCCGCCGGGGGCCGCCGACTGACCGCGATGCTGCATCTTGCCGACATCGGCACGTTTTCACCCGACCAGCCTGTCGCCGTGAAGCGTGTTCCTGATGATCTGGCAGTCGTCGCCTCAATGACCGAGAACGGACAGCGTCGGGATATGCACCCGGCAGAGCAAATCGTCGGCTTCCGTACCCTGGCTGCTGAGGGAAAAACACCCGCGCAGATTGGTGATTTACTGGGCTATGGCCCCCGTCATGTGCAGCGCATGTTAAAGCTCGCTGACCTTGCCCCCGTCATTCTTGAAGCGCTGGCCAGCGACGAACTGACCACCGAACACTGCCATGCCCTGGCGCTCGAGAGTGACCCGGCCCGTCAGGTGCAGGTGCTCGAGGCTGCCCGTCAGAAAGGCTGGAACAATAAGCCCGAGGTCCGCGATATCCGCAGCCTGATCACCGAGAGCGAAGTCACCACAGACTGCGCAAAATTCCGCTTCGTCGGGGAAGCCGCATTCCGCGACGGCGAAATACGCCGCGACCTGTTCAGTGCTGATGACGGGGGTTTTGTGGACGCCGTGCTGCTCGATACCCGTGTACTGGAAAAACTGACACAGGCCGCCGAAGACCTGAAAACCACCGAAGGCTGGTCATGGTGTCTCGCGCGTATGGAGTCTGTGCGTTATCACGGTGAGGATGCGCAGGTGTACGTGTTGCAGGATGAACCCAACCCGGTATACAGCGAAGAAGAGGAAGAACGACTGGCCTCACTTCAGGACCAGTATGAAGCGTTTGAATCTGAGTGTGATGAGTCCGCAGCGCTTGAACTGGAAATTGCGGCGATGGAAAGTGCCGGGACAGACCGGGCCTGGACACAGGAGATGAAAGACGCCACGGGCGTGGTGGTGTCCTGGTCTTACGGTGCCATGACCGTGCAGCGCGGCGTCCTGCTGCGCGATAACAGCGAAGAGGCAGAGAAAACCCCGTCTCAGGTGCATACGTATACCCGTCAGCCCGATCCTGCCGATGCTGTCAGTCTGCCGCTGGTCACGAAAATGTCCTCCGAGCGTACCCTGGCAGTGCAGGCGGCCCTGATGCAGCAGCCGCAAAAAGCCGTCGCCATGCTGGTCTGGTCGTTGTGTCAGAAAGTCTTTGTGGTCTGCTCCACGCAGAGCCATCCCCTGCAAATCAGCCTGACCTGCTCGCACTATTCTCTGTGTGATAACGCACCGTCCGGTAAGACGGGTGTCGCCTGGCGGGCGCTGATGGCGGAAAAAAACCGTCTGGAAGCGCTGCTGCCGGAAGGCTGGCAGAAAGATTTCACCACCTTCTTTACCCTGGACGGCGCTGTGCTGACGTCCCTGATGGCGCTGTGTACCGCATTCAGTGTGAACGGTGTCCAGACCCGTGAGCACGGTTTCACCTCCCGCAGTCCGCTTAACGACCTGGAAACTGAGCTGAACTTCCACCTGCGCGACTGGTGGCAACCGCAAACAGTGACATTCTTTGGTCAACTTTCCAAAGCGCAGATAGTTGACGCGCTCATGGACGCAGGACTCACGGGGGCGGCGCGAAACGCGGAGAAGATGAAGAAAGGGGATGCGGCTGAATACGCCGAAAGCCAGATGAGCGGCAACCGCTGGGTGCCCACCTGGTTGTCAGCGCCCATTGCCGCACCGGCTCAGACGGATACCGATTCGCATAACCCGGCAGAAGCCGCCTGA
- a CDS encoding DUF1380 family protein: MFGTREELCLELERMFTPDEPLALLIWTEEGVYTACHHDKPTDEEVMLLLETIGSVDMECYREEGVTNKGIREVLMTLREDDGRCISVPASVLERLLKKLERDLIREEGIFWDNGRNTSDQHKHTMNDVQTLKARLAA, encoded by the coding sequence ATGTTTGGAACCCGCGAAGAATTATGCCTGGAACTGGAAAGAATGTTCACCCCGGATGAGCCGCTGGCGCTGTTAATCTGGACGGAAGAAGGCGTATACACTGCCTGCCACCACGATAAACCCACTGATGAGGAAGTTATGCTCCTTCTGGAAACGATCGGCTCAGTGGATATGGAGTGTTACAGAGAAGAAGGGGTCACAAATAAGGGTATCCGTGAGGTCCTTATGACGCTGCGGGAAGACGACGGGAGATGTATCAGCGTCCCGGCATCGGTTCTTGAACGTCTGCTGAAAAAACTGGAACGCGATCTGATACGTGAAGAGGGCATATTCTGGGATAACGGGCGTAATACGTCTGACCAGCATAAACACACGATGAACGATGTGCAGACGCTAAAAGCACGGCTTGCGGCCTGA
- a CDS encoding DUF905 domain-containing protein — protein MCASEPETGRLPDGVFTRKQAQDVAARYHNVAIEDDQGTHFRLVVRESTGPLIWRNWNFEADGGAMLNRYIERYGVKKQ, from the coding sequence ATGTGTGCTTCAGAACCAGAAACAGGGCGTCTTCCTGATGGGGTATTTACCCGCAAACAGGCGCAGGACGTGGCGGCGCGGTATCACAATGTGGCGATTGAAGACGATCAGGGGACGCATTTTCGCCTTGTGGTGCGGGAAAGTACCGGACCGCTCATCTGGCGTAACTGGAATTTTGAGGCTGACGGTGGCGCGATGCTGAATCGCTATATCGAACGTTATGGTGTGAAAAAGCAGTAA
- a CDS encoding DUF3560 domain-containing protein, whose translation MSQQNVQGATTKPTNASDENHGLTYRATYSPDDNKLRLYTSRRLDKETYARVSAAGFKWAPKQDLFVAPAWTPGREDLLMSLAGDIEDEDSTLFERQEERAERFSGYSEKRATESQQTLNAVDALSSAIPFGQPILVGHHSERRARNDAKKIENGMKRAVMLFERAGYWEDRAAASIRHARYKERSDVRYRRIKKIEADLRKSEKTINDSEKRLKLWRSENLDLNMAMAVSNYEHISCSFPLEKYPRPADKSQYEGYMGLYSAMKEDIITAQQARDIAVSWHERTIRHQQRWAAHYRNRLSYERAMLEENGGVFTRTQDFRPGGRVLSRGEWLTIIRVNKSRGEVTSVVTPGYTFMGYPDRTMNLTIDRITDYQAPSQEEATAATSATKRPPIVNYPGDGFITMTKAQWAEKHRDYKSVRAVAAGDTHGAYRFRRAMDNAYSLSNVYITDLKIVEIPAL comes from the coding sequence ATGTCACAACAAAACGTCCAGGGCGCGACAACGAAGCCTACAAATGCATCTGATGAAAACCACGGGCTGACATACCGGGCGACCTATTCCCCGGACGATAACAAACTGCGTCTTTATACTTCTCGCCGTCTCGATAAAGAGACTTATGCCCGGGTCAGCGCGGCGGGCTTTAAGTGGGCACCGAAGCAGGATCTTTTCGTTGCCCCGGCCTGGACGCCCGGGCGTGAAGATTTATTGATGTCTCTGGCCGGGGATATTGAGGATGAGGACAGTACCCTGTTTGAGCGCCAGGAAGAACGCGCGGAACGCTTCAGCGGCTACAGCGAAAAACGCGCCACCGAATCACAGCAGACACTGAATGCAGTGGATGCGCTCTCTTCTGCCATCCCTTTCGGGCAACCCATCCTTGTGGGCCATCACAGCGAACGCCGTGCACGAAATGATGCGAAGAAAATTGAAAACGGGATGAAACGCGCCGTCATGCTGTTTGAGCGGGCTGGATACTGGGAGGACAGGGCGGCTGCATCTATCCGGCATGCCCGTTATAAAGAGCGTTCAGATGTGCGCTATCGTCGTATTAAAAAAATTGAGGCAGACCTGCGTAAGTCAGAAAAGACCATCAATGATAGCGAAAAACGCCTGAAACTCTGGCGCTCTGAGAACCTCGATTTAAACATGGCGATGGCGGTGAGTAATTACGAGCATATCTCCTGCTCTTTTCCTCTGGAGAAGTATCCACGTCCGGCCGATAAAAGCCAGTATGAGGGGTATATGGGCCTCTATTCGGCAATGAAAGAGGACATTATCACGGCGCAGCAGGCCCGCGATATTGCCGTATCCTGGCATGAACGCACGATCCGCCACCAACAGCGCTGGGCAGCACATTACCGCAACCGCCTGAGCTACGAGCGCGCGATGCTGGAGGAAAACGGCGGGGTGTTCACACGCACTCAGGATTTTCGTCCAGGCGGCAGGGTGCTCAGCCGTGGGGAATGGCTGACCATTATCCGCGTGAATAAAAGTCGGGGTGAAGTCACTTCAGTGGTCACGCCGGGGTACACCTTTATGGGGTATCCCGACAGAACAATGAACCTGACCATTGACCGTATTACCGATTATCAGGCGCCTTCGCAGGAAGAGGCGACCGCCGCAACATCAGCGACAAAACGCCCCCCGATCGTTAACTACCCGGGTGACGGATTTATCACGATGACAAAGGCCCAGTGGGCTGAAAAACACCGGGATTATAAAAGCGTCCGCGCCGTGGCGGCCGGTGATACCCACGGCGCGTATCGTTTCCGCCGGGCAATGGATAACGCTTACAGCCTGTCAAATGTGTACATCACTGATCTGAAAATCGTCGAAATTCCTGCCCTGTAA
- a CDS encoding DNA methylase → MSRFILGDCVQVMSRFPARAVDFILTDPPYLVGYKDRTGRTLAGDNSSEWLQPACNEMYRVLKNDSLMVSFYGWNRADMFISAWKAAGFRMVGHLVFAKTYASKSTFVGYTHENAYLLAKGRPQTPDNPISDVIPWKYTGNRHHPTEKPVASLYPLIESFTRPGGIVLDPFAGSGSTCVAAAETGRRYIGIELMEQYHAAGVSRLAQVQRAVRMPAANDGTFLPEAA, encoded by the coding sequence ATGTCGCGTTTTATTCTGGGTGACTGCGTGCAGGTAATGTCCCGTTTTCCGGCACGGGCAGTGGATTTTATTCTGACCGATCCGCCATACCTGGTCGGCTACAAAGACCGCACTGGCCGCACGCTGGCCGGGGACAATAGCAGTGAATGGCTGCAACCGGCATGTAATGAGATGTACCGCGTGCTTAAAAACGACAGCCTGATGGTCAGCTTCTACGGCTGGAACCGCGCCGACATGTTTATCAGCGCCTGGAAAGCCGCCGGTTTCCGCATGGTCGGACACCTGGTGTTCGCCAAAACCTACGCATCGAAATCAACGTTTGTCGGCTATACCCACGAAAATGCGTACCTGCTGGCGAAAGGCCGCCCGCAGACGCCGGACAACCCGATATCCGATGTGATCCCGTGGAAATATACCGGCAACCGCCACCATCCGACGGAAAAACCCGTCGCCAGTCTGTATCCCCTGATTGAGTCATTTACCCGGCCGGGCGGCATTGTCCTTGATCCGTTCGCCGGCTCCGGCTCCACCTGTGTCGCCGCCGCCGAAACCGGCCGCCGGTATATCGGTATCGAGCTGATGGAGCAGTACCACGCAGCCGGAGTGAGCCGGCTGGCACAGGTACAACGTGCCGTCAGAATGCCGGCAGCTAACGACGGCACGTTTTTACCGGAGGCAGCATGA